The proteins below are encoded in one region of Peptoniphilus sp. GNH:
- a CDS encoding phosphatase PAP2 family protein, with protein sequence MEFKILDLIYQLRNPVLDKIFAIYTSLGDGGLIFILMGLVLLIKRKSRKIGIRVIISLILCLIVGNFILKPIIARPRPYNFKDVKMIVASLKDYSFPSGHSYAAMAFAKSIYYEYKKAGKIFFILALIMGFSRLYAYVHYPTDVAVGLLLGYLFAICANKIIKLASKANQKTIKL encoded by the coding sequence GTGGAATTTAAAATCTTAGATTTAATATATCAGCTCAGAAATCCAGTCTTAGATAAAATATTTGCCATCTATACCAGCTTGGGGGATGGGGGACTTATCTTCATTTTGATGGGCCTTGTCCTACTTATAAAAAGGAAAAGCAGAAAAATAGGCATAAGAGTTATAATATCTCTGATACTTTGCCTAATAGTTGGAAACTTCATCCTAAAACCAATCATAGCAAGACCAAGACCCTATAACTTCAAAGATGTAAAAATGATAGTCGCAAGCTTAAAAGACTACTCCTTCCCATCAGGACATTCCTATGCAGCCATGGCCTTTGCAAAATCAATTTATTATGAATACAAAAAAGCCGGGAAAATATTCTTTATCCTAGCCCTCATAATGGGATTTTCAAGGCTCTATGCCTATGTCCACTACCCAACAGACGTAGCAGTCGGACTACTTTTAGGTTATCTATTCGCAATATGTGCAAATAAAATCATAAAATTAGCCTCAAAAGCCAATCAAAAAACAATAAAACTATAA
- a CDS encoding nitroreductase family protein produces MSFEKMLNHTTIREFTKDVVSKEIIEVLKQAANRAASSTGMQQSSIIRVKDQEKRKALAKIGGQEYLARVPELWIFIVDTFRNNQILKEKTKSSLDKIDMDKFFQGFTDGVIQAQQVVTAAESLGLGTVFFGCILNDYEKTIEVLNLPKGTFPIVGLGFGYPNQKPQIKPRMKMDLKFFEDEYKIETNYLEKIKDYDQEMQTYYDTRDQGRRSDCFSDQVVKKSLNIVGKRDLVVRSIVSQGFDLSLDD; encoded by the coding sequence ATGAGTTTCGAAAAAATGTTAAATCACACAACGATTAGAGAGTTCACAAAAGATGTTGTATCAAAAGAAATAATAGAAGTTTTAAAGCAGGCTGCAAATCGGGCTGCAAGCTCAACAGGCATGCAACAATCTTCAATAATAAGGGTAAAGGACCAGGAAAAAAGAAAGGCTCTGGCAAAAATAGGTGGCCAAGAGTACTTGGCAAGAGTACCAGAGCTATGGATATTTATAGTTGACACTTTCAGGAATAATCAAATCCTAAAAGAAAAGACAAAAAGTAGCCTCGATAAAATTGACATGGACAAATTTTTCCAAGGCTTCACAGATGGAGTAATCCAAGCTCAGCAAGTTGTCACAGCTGCCGAAAGCCTGGGGCTTGGAACTGTATTCTTCGGCTGCATCTTAAATGACTATGAAAAGACGATAGAAGTTCTAAATTTACCCAAGGGGACATTTCCGATAGTTGGTTTGGGATTTGGATACCCCAACCAAAAACCGCAAATAAAACCGAGAATGAAGATGGATCTCAAATTTTTTGAAGACGAATACAAAATAGAAACAAATTATCTAGAAAAAATAAAAGACTATGACCAAGAAATGCAAACCTACTACGACACCAGAGACCAAGGCAGAAGAAGTGACTGCTTCTCCGATCAAGTTGTAAAAAAATCTTTAAATATAGTAGGAAAAAGAGATTTAGTAGTTAGAAGTATAGTTTCTCAAGGTTTTGATTTAAGTCTAGACGATTAA